The following DNA comes from Streptomyces sp. NBC_00273.
CCTGGTGCCGGGCGACCGCGACATCTACCTCTACGTCGCCTCGTACTCCCCGAACGAGGCCTTCCCCGACTGCAAGCCGCCGCACGACGGCATCTCGGTCGTGAAGGTCCCGAAGAAGGCACCGACGCAGGCCGCCGTCGTCGCCTTCCCCGTCCTCTTCCCCGACGGCGGCAACCCGGGCGCGCCCACCAACCCCGGCGTCTCCAAGACCACCGGCTGCCACGACATCACCGTGTTGCCGTCGAAGAACCTGGCCGCCGGCGCCTGCATGGGTGACGGCATCCTCTTCGACATCAGCAAGCCGGAGCAGCCGAGGGTCATCGACCGGGTCCAGGACAACGTGAACTTCGCGTTCTGGCACTCGGCCACCTTCAACGAGCGCGCGAACAAGGTGGTGTTCACCGACGAACTCGGCGGCGGTGGCGGCGCCACCTGCAACGAGGCCACCGGTCCGAACCGCGGCGCCGACGGGATCTACGACATCACCGGCCGCGGGGACCAGCGCAAACTCGCCTTCCGCGGCTACTTCAAGATCCCGCGCCACCAGGCCGACACCGAGAACTGCGTGGCCCACAACGGTTCGCTGGTCCCGGTCGGCGGCGGCCGCGACATCATGGTGCAGGCCTGGTACCAGGGCGGCGTCTCCGTATGGGAGTTCACCGACTCCGCCCGACCCAGGGAGATCGCCTACTTCGAGCGCGGACCGCTGACGACGGACCAGCTCGGACTCGGCGGGTCCTGGTCCGCGTACTACTACAACGGGCACGTCTACTCGAACGACATCGTCAAGGGCCTCGACGTGCTGCGGCTCGACGACCGGCGCACCGAGAGCGCCAAGTGGGTCCGGATGGACCGGCTCAACGTGCAGACCCAGCCCGAGTACCACTGACCTCAGGGGTGCGACGGGTGCGAAGGGGGTGAGGGAAGCGTTCCGCCGGGCGGCCCGCCGTCCGGCGGAACGCCGAGCTCCCAGTCCAGCCCGTAGCGCTGGAACAGCTCCGCCCGCAGCCGTTGCGCCGGCATCGGGGCGCCGGGCAGCAGGACCGCCACGACCGCGCCCATCAGCAGGGCCCGCAGCAACGGATAGTCCGCGTCCGGGTCCGCCGAGCCGTACCGGACGACGGTGTCCCGCAGCAGCTCCGCCAGCTGTTGCTGCTCGGGGCACTGCACGAAGCCCTCGGCCGTGAGGATGCCCGCCATGTGCGTGCGCATCAGCAGGGGTTCGTCCCGGGCGAGCCCCAGGACCGCGTCGACGGCGCGCGCGAGCCTCTCGCGCCCGCACTCGCTGCGGGGCTCCCGCTCCAGCGCGGCGTGCAGCGTGAGGTACATCAGCCGATGCACCGCGGCCTGCAGCAACTGCCGTTTGCCCGGGAAGTAGTACGAGACCAGGCCGCGTGCCGTGCCCGCCCGGTCGGCGATGTCGCCGAGCGTCGTGGCCTCGTAGCCGTGCTCGGCCACGAGTTCGACCGTGGACTGCAGCAGCCGCTCCCGGGAACGTCTGCGCAATTCTTCATTGACCGATGCGCTGCGCGGGGACATGCTTACTCCTGCGTTGACTGGCTCCTGGCCAATATACTCAGCGCACGGGGTCGCCTGCTCTGGGTGACACGGGGGATCATCCAGGGCAGGCACGCCGTACCCTCACCGTTCCACCGGGTCGCAACCGCGTTCGCGGACGGGCACGGACGTCGCGAGAGCCACCAGGGCCACTCCCAGGAGCCAGCCCGCCAGCACGTCCGACGGCCAGTGCACCCCGAGGTACACGCGGGTGAAGCCGACCCCGAGCACCGAGACCACGGCCACCGCCCACGCGGCGACCACCCGGGCGACCCGGACCCGGCCCGTGGCCGGGCGGGGGAGCAGCCACAGGAGCAGTCCGCACACCACCGTCGCCGTCATGGCGTGGCCGGACGGGTAGGCCGCGTACTGTGCCGAGTCCACCGGATCTGGCCACACCGGACGCTCCCGCCCCACCAGCGCCTTCAGCCCCTGCTGAAGCGCCGAGGCCGCCAGCGTCACCAGGGCCACCCGCAGCGCCCGCCCCCGATCGCCCCGCCACCACAACAGCGCGCAGGCGACCGCCGCCAGCGCCCGCATGGTCCAGGGGTCCCACACCCAGTCGCTGAGCACCTGCATCAGGTGCGTGACCCCGGGGTGGGTGACGGCGTGCGCGTGGAGATCACGGGCGACCCGCTCGTCGTAGGCGAGCAGCGGCCGCCACTGCGCGACCACCAGCGCCGTCAGGAGCACTGCGAGCAGGGCGCAGCCGATGCCCATCCACCGAAAGTGATCGTTCCGCATACCGAGATCCTCGCACCGTCGCCCGGCCGGCGGCCCCGGGCAGCGCCGGGCGTGCGGCCCGTCGACCGCCACCCGCGTGAAGTCGGTCGCTCTCCGGCCGAGTTGAAGCGCCGCCTTGCCCCCGAACGCCGCGTACCGGCCCTGACCCGGCCGGTACGGAGCCGTGCCGGGGGCGACGGGACGGCCGTGCGGTCGTCCTCGCGTTCGAGACGACGACCGTACGGGTGGCGGGCGGGGGCCGTCCCGGGGCGTCCGCGGAGGCGTCCCCGCCCGGGGACGGGATCCGCGGCGGACGCTGCCCAGGGCAGGACCCGCGGCGGACGGCTCACGCCAGGGCGCTCAGCCCCGGTACGAAGGCCACCAGCAGCGGGATCGCCGGAACCAGCGTGGCCAGCGCCGTCAGCCGCAGCCGGCGGCCGGGGGAGAGCCGGGGCGTCGCCGACAGCAGCCTGCGCACCCGCTGCGGAACGTGTGCGTGCTCGGGCGAGGAGGCCGTGAACACCCCCCGGTCCTCGTTGAGCCCGACCAGCGCGAGCGCGATCGTCAGCCGGCCGAACCGCCGGGAGGCCACGTCGTCGGCGGCCATCTCCACCAGCCGGTGCATCTCCGCCTCGAACGCCGCGAAGACCGGAACCTGCGGGAACCCCCGGGCCAGCGCCCGCGAACAGTTCAGCAGCCAGTCGTGACGGGCCGCCGCGTGACCCTGCTCGTGCGCCAGCACCGCGTCCAGCTGGCTGCCCTTGAGCCGGCCCAGCGCCGCCGTCGTGATCACCAGCTGCGGGGCCGCGCCCGGGAGCCACCATGCGTCCGGCCGGGGACCTTCCAGAACGACGAGCCGCGCGCCCGTAGGGTCCTCCCCGGGCAGCAGCGGGGCCCGTACCAGCAGTTCGCTGCCCTGAGCACGCCGTCGGGCCCGCGCCCGCAGCACCTCACCGGTCAGCATCGCCCCGGTCCACAGCCCGCCGCCCGCCAGCGCCAGCGCGGTGACGGCGGCCCAGGGACCACCTGCCGCGCCCAGGGCGTAGGCGTCGACCACCCCGTGCGGGGCGGAGGCGAACAGCCGGCCCCGGACCTGCTGCCAGGCCGCCGCCGCGCTCAGCAGCATCGACAGCCCGAAGCACAGGAGCACGGCGCCGACCACGCACTGCCACACCCACAGGGCGACGACCGGCTCGCGCTCGGGCCATCGGGCCCGGGCCAGCAGACGGGGGGCGAGCACCGCGGTCAGGGCGCCGAGCAACAGGAGAACGGCGGGGACCATCATGGTCGCCAGCCTATGAGCGAGGGGCAACCTGCGGGTACGCCCTCGGGTCATTGGTGACGCAGGACACGTCCGGCGCCGCCGTCACATCGTGAGCAGCATGGCCAACATCCCCATTCCCATGGCGAGTCGGCAGGCGCGGACGAGTTCGGCGGGTCCGCCCCGGTCGGCGGTCGGTCGCGGGGACACGGTGTCGCCGGCGGTGATCAGCCGGGTTCCGCCGAGCACCACGTACCCGGCGTAGTAGAGGAGCAGCGCACCCGTCAGCAGGGGCGGCCCGGCCGCCTGGGAGTGCTCCGGCCCGTGCTCCGACGCGGGCCCGGCCAGCAAGGCCATGTAGACCATCGTCAGCGAGCCCACCAGGTGGTGCGCGTGGTGCGGTCCGCCCCGCAGCAGCCACAGGGCGTGCAGGGCCGCGCCGCAGAAGACCACGCCCAGCACGGGCGTCCGCCACCCGTCGCCGCCGCTGCCGAGGGGCACGGCCATCAGGGCCATCCCCCATCCCATCACCGCCTCCGCGGCGGCGCCGCCCGACCCCAGCGCCCGCCGCAGACAGTACGCACCGCTCACCGCGCACAGCAGCACCAACAGCCAGGAGGAGACGGAGGTGGTGAGGGAAGCGGCGGAACCGTGCACGGCGGAACCTCCCGGTTCGTCGGCGTCACGGGGAGAGATGCCCCTCTCACACCACCCTCACGCGGCTCCGGGATACGCTCTCCCTGCCTGCCAGGCATGTCATATGCCGCCGCACTGAACGGAGCGCCCGATGTCGACCGCCCAGCACGCCGCCCTGAGTTTCCGAAGCGCCGTCGAGGCGGACGTGCCGGAACTGGTGGAACTCGTCGAGTCCGCCTACCGCGGGGACGCGAGCCGGGCCGGCTGGACGACCGAGGCCGACTACCTGGACGGACAGCGCACCGACCCGGACGGGGTCCGCGCCGTCATCGCCGCCCCGGACGGGGTCCTGCTCGTCGTCGAGCGCGCGGGCGAGCTCGTCGCCTGCTGCCAGCTCGAACACCGGGACGACCACGTCTACTTCGGGATGTTCGCCGTCCGCCCCGGCCTCCAGGGCGCGGGCCTCGGCAAGGAGATCCTGGCCGAGGCCGAGCGCCGCGCCCGCGAGACGTGGGGCGCCAAGGAGATGCGGATGACGGTGGTGCACGTACGGGAGGAGCTCATCGCCTACTACGTGCGCCGCGGCTACCGGCGCACCGGCGAGATGAGCCCCTTCCCCTACGGTGACGAGCGCTTCGGCGTCCCGCTCCGCAACGACCTCGCCTTCGAGCTGCTGGTCAAGTCGCTCTGAGCGCAGGCCGCCCCGCGCCGTCCCCGGACGCCGTCAGGCGGTGAAGCGGCCGGTGCTGCGGATCTCCGGGAAGTCCGTGGCCGCACCGTCCAGTCCGAGTGCCCGCGCGAGTCGCAACAGGTCCAGGGTGTCCACCGCCCGGCCCGTCACGCGCAGGCCCGCCGCGTGCGCCGACTCCACCGTCTCCAGGCTGAGCCGGTGGATGTACACGGCGATCGCCCTGGCGCCCACGGCCAGTGCCCGGTCCACGACGGACGCGGCTCCGCTGCCGGGGGAGGCCGCGTACAGGACGGTCCGTACGCCCGGCACCAGCCGGGCCGTCTCGGCGAGCACCGCTTCCCGGTCGGAGGCCACCTCCACCCGGGAGGTCAGGTCGCGGCGCAGCATCAGCTCGGCGAGCACCGGAGTCGTGGCCAGGTCGGCGACGAAGACCTGGAGCGGCACCCGGACCGCGTCCAGGACCTCCTCCAGGACCGGTACGTGCTCGCCCTGACCGGCGTCCAGCCCGCGCAATTCGGCCAGGGTCAGATCGGCGACGGCCCCCGAGCCGTCCGTGGTCCGGTCCACTTCGGGGTCGTGCACGGCGACGAGGGCTCCGTCCTTGCTCAGGCGCAGGTCCAGAGCGATGACGTCCATGCCGCAACGTTCCGCTCGGAGGTACGACCGCAGGGTGTTCTCCGGTTCGACACCCATGACCCCGCGGTGACCGATGGTGAGGAAAGTCAAGGTTCTCTCGCTTCCGTCGACGGCGGCTCCCCGCGCGGCTTCGGTGTCCCGACCGGCCGCGCGCGATGAGGTCGCATGCTAGTGCGCCGCGGGTGCGAAGGGACCGGGCGTGCACGGCCCCGGAGGAGCGTCCCGGCCGCTTCCCGCCAGGGCCGTGCGCCCCATCGGCAGCGGTGCCGCGCCTGTCGCGTCACCCGGGCGTGGGCGCGTCCCCGTCGGCTTGACGGCGCGGCTCCTCGCGGACCCTGGCGAGCCCGTCCAGGTCGGTGAGCAGGGCCTCGGCGAGCTCCAGTTCGGCCAGGTGCTGCCGCTCGCTCCAGCGCAGCGCAAGGGTCGGGAAGGTCCATTCCGGTACGCCGCTCGCGTGCTCCACGGCCTCCCGTACGGCGGCCAGTTCGCCCCGGGTGCGCTCCAGGTGCTCGCCGACCATCGCGCGCAGCCGCTCGGGCTCGGCCAGGTGGCCGAGCCAGATCCGCAGCAGCAGCCCGTGCTTGAGCACGGGGGGCCCGGCCTCGCCGGTGTCGGCGGCCCAGCCGGCCAGCGCGCTGCGTCCCGCGTCGGTGATGGCGTAGCGCCGCTTGGCCCGCGCCTCCTCGGGTCCCGAGCGCACGGAGGCCGCGTAGCCCCGTTCCTCCAGGCGGCGCAGCTCCGCGTAGATCTGGCTGATCGCCGGTGACCAGTAGAAGAAGCGCAGGGAGGAGTCCGCCCACTTCTTCAGCTCGTAGCCGGTCCGCTCGCCGGGGAAGGAGAGCAGGCCCAGAACGGCCCACGCGGTCGGCGGCAGCTCTTGCTTCTTCGACTCCTGACTACTAGTCATATTTCGAATTGAAGTGAGACCGGGTACGCGATCCAACCCTGGAGGCACAGTGAAATTCTCCGTGATCTTCGAAGCTCAGCTTGCCGACCCGACGGTGGAACGGGAGCACCGGCTCATCCGCGACTGCGTCGAGCAGGCCGTGCTCGCCGAACGCGTGGGATTCGACCGGATCTGGGCGGTCGAGCACCACTCGCTCAAGTGGTACGCCCACATGAGTGCCCCCGAGATCTTCCTGACCTGGGTCGCGGCCAGGACGAACACCATACGCATCGGTCACGGCGTCGTGTGCATGCCCTTCAACTTCAACCACCCGGTGCGGGTCGCGGAGCGGGCCGCCATGCTCGACCTGCTCTCGGGAGGGCGCCTCGACCTCGGGGCCGGGCGCGGCGGCACCGAGCAGGAGACCTCTCTGTGCGGGGTGGACCGGGACCGCACCACGGCCGAGGTCGAGGAGGCGCTGCGGATCATCGGC
Coding sequences within:
- a CDS encoding LVIVD repeat-containing protein — translated: MTSLHSRRVRNRRVGVAVAAAGLLATLLAAGPAAATPDPGDLAPGSAHQHGAGPAEGRELAPGDIPGQDEIVHSANVKPLANIPSSDPTGINTDLAFQGRYAYAGSYSGFTIYDIANPKAPKTVTQVLCPGGQNDVSVHGDLLFLSTDSSRSDDSCNSVSQPATEKSSWEGIKIFDIKDKKNPRYIKSVETACGSHTHTLVPGDRDIYLYVASYSPNEAFPDCKPPHDGISVVKVPKKAPTQAAVVAFPVLFPDGGNPGAPTNPGVSKTTGCHDITVLPSKNLAAGACMGDGILFDISKPEQPRVIDRVQDNVNFAFWHSATFNERANKVVFTDELGGGGGATCNEATGPNRGADGIYDITGRGDQRKLAFRGYFKIPRHQADTENCVAHNGSLVPVGGGRDIMVQAWYQGGVSVWEFTDSARPREIAYFERGPLTTDQLGLGGSWSAYYYNGHVYSNDIVKGLDVLRLDDRRTESAKWVRMDRLNVQTQPEYH
- a CDS encoding TetR/AcrR family transcriptional regulator, translating into MSPRSASVNEELRRRSRERLLQSTVELVAEHGYEATTLGDIADRAGTARGLVSYYFPGKRQLLQAAVHRLMYLTLHAALEREPRSECGRERLARAVDAVLGLARDEPLLMRTHMAGILTAEGFVQCPEQQQLAELLRDTVVRYGSADPDADYPLLRALLMGAVVAVLLPGAPMPAQRLRAELFQRYGLDWELGVPPDGGPPGGTLPSPPSHPSHP
- a CDS encoding phosphatase PAP2 family protein; its protein translation is MRNDHFRWMGIGCALLAVLLTALVVAQWRPLLAYDERVARDLHAHAVTHPGVTHLMQVLSDWVWDPWTMRALAAVACALLWWRGDRGRALRVALVTLAASALQQGLKALVGRERPVWPDPVDSAQYAAYPSGHAMTATVVCGLLLWLLPRPATGRVRVARVVAAWAVAVVSVLGVGFTRVYLGVHWPSDVLAGWLLGVALVALATSVPVRERGCDPVER
- a CDS encoding M56 family metallopeptidase produces the protein MMVPAVLLLLGALTAVLAPRLLARARWPEREPVVALWVWQCVVGAVLLCFGLSMLLSAAAAWQQVRGRLFASAPHGVVDAYALGAAGGPWAAVTALALAGGGLWTGAMLTGEVLRARARRRAQGSELLVRAPLLPGEDPTGARLVVLEGPRPDAWWLPGAAPQLVITTAALGRLKGSQLDAVLAHEQGHAAARHDWLLNCSRALARGFPQVPVFAAFEAEMHRLVEMAADDVASRRFGRLTIALALVGLNEDRGVFTASSPEHAHVPQRVRRLLSATPRLSPGRRLRLTALATLVPAIPLLVAFVPGLSALA
- a CDS encoding DUF5134 domain-containing protein, translating into MHGSAASLTTSVSSWLLVLLCAVSGAYCLRRALGSGGAAAEAVMGWGMALMAVPLGSGGDGWRTPVLGVVFCGAALHALWLLRGGPHHAHHLVGSLTMVYMALLAGPASEHGPEHSQAAGPPLLTGALLLYYAGYVVLGGTRLITAGDTVSPRPTADRGGPAELVRACRLAMGMGMLAMLLTM
- a CDS encoding GNAT family N-acetyltransferase; this translates as MSTAQHAALSFRSAVEADVPELVELVESAYRGDASRAGWTTEADYLDGQRTDPDGVRAVIAAPDGVLLVVERAGELVACCQLEHRDDHVYFGMFAVRPGLQGAGLGKEILAEAERRARETWGAKEMRMTVVHVREELIAYYVRRGYRRTGEMSPFPYGDERFGVPLRNDLAFELLVKSL
- a CDS encoding glycerophosphodiester phosphodiesterase, with translation MTFLTIGHRGVMGVEPENTLRSYLRAERCGMDVIALDLRLSKDGALVAVHDPEVDRTTDGSGAVADLTLAELRGLDAGQGEHVPVLEEVLDAVRVPLQVFVADLATTPVLAELMLRRDLTSRVEVASDREAVLAETARLVPGVRTVLYAASPGSGAASVVDRALAVGARAIAVYIHRLSLETVESAHAAGLRVTGRAVDTLDLLRLARALGLDGAATDFPEIRSTGRFTA
- a CDS encoding PadR family transcriptional regulator — protein: MTSSQESKKQELPPTAWAVLGLLSFPGERTGYELKKWADSSLRFFYWSPAISQIYAELRRLEERGYAASVRSGPEEARAKRRYAITDAGRSALAGWAADTGEAGPPVLKHGLLLRIWLGHLAEPERLRAMVGEHLERTRGELAAVREAVEHASGVPEWTFPTLALRWSERQHLAELELAEALLTDLDGLARVREEPRRQADGDAPTPG